In Cellulomonas sp. Y8, the genomic stretch GCGTGCCGAAGTCCGGTCGCGCGGGGTCGGGCCCGGCCACGCTCTGCCACGAGGCGCGGTACACGAATCCTGGGACGACCAGCGTGAGCGCGACCGCCGCCTGCGCCCAGGTCTCAGGCACGGCGCGCCCGCCCCGCCGTCGGCATCGCCCAGTCGCGGGTCCCGCGCCCGCCCGCCGGCCAGCGCCGGCGCAGCAGGGCGTCGACGAGGCGGTACGGCTGCCACGCGGCGCGGCGCTCGTCGGCGGTCCGTGCCGCGCGGGCCGCGACCCGCGCGCTGCGCTGGAGGTCGCGTCCGGCGCGCATCGTCCACAGGGGCGGGTGGGTGACGCGCGACGGATCACGGACGAAGGTGCGGAGCGACGGGTGGTGCGGGTCGTCGTGGAAGACCGGAGGCATGCCGGGACGCTAGATCGGGGCCGAGGTCGGGCACCGGGCCGCGTCAACAGGTCTGGGGACGACGCGCGGGACCGGCACCTGTGGAGGACTCGGCCCCCGCCCGCCGAGCGGCGCCCGGACGCGCCGACCGGGCCCAGCCCCGCCTCAGGCGATCCGCGCCTCCAGCAGCGCGTCGATCGCCACCGGGGACAGCACGTGGTCGACGGCCATCGCCGACGCCCCGAGGATCCCGACCTCCGACCGCGCCTGCGACGTGACGATCCGCAGGTGCTGCGTGGCCAGGGGCAGCGACCGCTGGTACACGACCTCGCGGATGCCGGCGATCAGGTGCTCGCCGGCCTCGGCGACCACCCCGCCGATCACGACCAGCGACGGGTTGAGCAGGCTCACGCAGGCGGCGAGCACGCCGCCGATCTCCCGCCCGGCCTGCCGGACGGCGCGCCCCGCGGCCAGGTCGCCGGACCGCACGAGCGCGACGACGTCGGCGCCCCCGCGGGCGTCTGCCCCGTCCCGGCTGAGCTGCTCGGCGAGCGCCCGGCCGGACGCCACGGCCTCGAGGCAGCCGAGGTTGCCGCACCGGCACGGGACGTCCTCGGCCCCCGGCACCGCGATGTGGCCGATGTCGCCGGCGGCGCCCTGGGCCCCGCGCCGGAGCTCGCCGTCGGAGATGATCCCGGAGCCGATGCCGGTCGCGACCTTGACGAACAGCATGTCGTCGACGTCGGGCCAGGCGGAGCGGTGCTCGCCGAGGGCCATGAGGTTCACGTCGTTGTCGACGAGAACCTCGGCGCCCCCGAGCTCGGCCGAGAGGATGCCGCGGACGTCGGCGTCGTCCCAGGACGGCATGATCGGCGGGTTGATGGGCCGCCCGGTGGCGTGCTCGACGGGGCCGGGCAGGCCCACGCCGACGGACACGAGCTCGTCGAGGGAGCGCCCGGCCTCCGCGACGAGCTTGCGCCCGTGCTCGGCGACCCAGGGGAGCACGACGTCCGGACCGTCGGCGATGGCGAGCGGCGCCTCGCCCTCGACGAGGACGTTCGACGCGAGGTCGGTGATGGCGAGCCGCACGTGCGTCGCGCCGAGGTCGACGGCGAGCACGACGCGGGCGCTGGGCTCGAAGGCGAAGGTCGCGGGCGGGCGGCCGCCGGTGGAGGAGGCCTCGCCGGCGGGGGCGATGAGCCCGGCGGACATGAGGGCCTCGACGCGCGCGGTGATCGTGGAGCGTCCCTGGCCGGTCGCGGCCGCCAGGTCGGCGCGGGTGCGCGGCCGGCCGTCGCGGAGGAGCTGGAAGAGGTCTCCGGCCCCTGAGTTCCGCGGTGGAAGCTTCACGACGTCCTGCATGGCGCCTAGTGAACCAGAAAGTCCCCCGACTTGTGTTCGTCACGATCGGGTAACTCGGACAAACCCGGAGCAACTTTTGCTTGACCCGGGACGAAAGTCCCTCATAGGTTCCTCACATGGTCACCGTGGACCCACCGAACCGGCCCCCGCTCCTCCAGATGCGGGGCATCGTCAAGCAGTTCCCCGGAGCGCGCGCCCTGGACGGCGTCGACCTCGACGTGCTGCCGGGCGAGGTGCACTGCCTGCTCGGGCAGAACGGCGCGGGCAAGTCGACGCTCATCAAGGTGCTCGCCGGCGCGCACCAGCCCACCGAGGGCGAGGTGCTCGTCGACGGCGAGGTCGTCACGATCGCGAACCCGGTCGCGGCGCTGAAGCTCGGCGTCGCCACGATGTACCAGGAGCTCGACGTCGTCGGCGGCCTGACCGTCGCCGAGAACGTGTTCCTGGGCCACGAGCTCGCGACCGCCGGCGTGTCCCGCCGGCGCGAGGCCCGCCGGCGGACCCGGGAGATCCTGGCCCGGCTCGGGCACCCGGAGATCTCCCCGCACCGCGAGGTCGGCTCGCTGCCGGCCGCCGCGCAGCAGATCGTCTCGATGGCCCGCGCGCTGTCGCACGACGCCCGCGTCATCGTCATGGACGAGCCCTCCGCGGTGCTCGACTCGGACGAGGTGGAGAACCTGTTCCGCGTCGTGCACCAGCTCACGGCCGCCGGCGTCGCGATCGTCTACATCTCGCACCGCATGGAGGAGATCCGCGCGATCGGCGACCGGATCACGGTGCTCAAGGACGGCCGCACGGTGGCCCGCGACCTGCCCGCCCGCGACACCCCGACGCGCGAGCTGATCCGCCTGATGACCGGCCGGAACGTCGAGTACGCCTTCCCGCCGAGCCAGGACCTGGCGCCCGACGCGCCGGTCGTGCTGGACGTCCAGGGCCTGGCGCTGCGCGGGGCCTTCACCGGCGTGGACCTCCGGGTCCGGGCGGGGGAGATCGTCGGCCTCGCGGGGCTGGTCGGCTCGGGACGCTCCGAGATCCTGGAGACGATCTACGGCGCCCGCCGGGCGAGCGCCGGCACCGTCGAGGTCGCGGGCCGGCGGCTGCGCGCCGGCGACGTCACGGCCGCCGTCCGCGCCGGGATCGGCCTCGCCCCCGAGGAGCGCAAGGCCCAGGGCCTGCTGCTCGACGAGCCGGTCTACCGCAACATCACGCTGTCGACGTTCGGGCGGTTCTCCAAGGGCGGCCTCCTGGACGAGCGCACCGAGCGCCGGATCGCCGAGGAGCAGGCCGAGGCCCTGGACCTGCGCCCCGCCGGCGTCGACCGCGCCATCCGCACCCTGTCGGGCGGCAACCAGCAGAAGGCGATGCTCGCCCGGTGGCTGGTGCACGGCTGCCGGGTGCTGCTGCTCGACGAGCCGACCCGCGGTGTCGACGTCGGCGCGCGCGCCGAGATCTACGCGCTCGTCCGCCGGCTCGCCGACGAGGGCGCCGCCGTCGTCGTCGTCTCGAGCGAGATCCCCGAGGTGCTCGGTCTGTCGGACCGGGTGCTGGTCGTGTCCGAAGGCCGGGTCGTCCACGAGGGCCCCGCCACCGCCATCGACGAGCACGCCGTGCTCGACCTCGTCATGGAAGGAAGTGCCGCGTGAGCGAGCACCAGCTCTCCGCCCCGCCCCCGGGCACGCCGGGCGCCCCCTCGGGCCCGACCTCCGCGCCCGGCTCCGCCGGCGCCACCCCCGCGCCGCCCGCCGCGGACGAGTCCGCGCGCGTCGAGCGCGTCGCCCGGGAGCACGGCCGCTCCCGGCGCGGCCCCGCCGGCGCCGGGTCCGCCCGGATCCTCGGCCTGGTCATCGCGCTCGCGCTGATCTGCGTCGTCGGCTACATCACCGCGGGCAGCCGGTTCGCGAGCATCGACAACGTCCTGGTCATCCTCAGCTCCGCCGCCATCGTCGGCGTGCTGGCCATCGGGATGACCTTCGTGATCACCGCGGGCGGCATCGACCTGTCCGTCGGGTCCGTGCTCGGCCTCGCCTCGGTGTGGGCGACCACGGTGGCCACGCAGTCGATGGCCGACCAGTACGGCTGGATCGTCATGGTCGGCTGCGCCCTCGCGGTCGGCCTCGGCGCCGGCCTGGTGAACGGCGTGCTGATCGCCTACGGCCGGGTGGTCGCGTTCATCGCGACGCTCGCCATGCTGGTCGCCGCCCGCGGCCTCGCCGAGCTGATCGCCCAGCGCCGGACGCAGCTGGTCTCGGTGCAGTCGTTCGAGGACACCTTCCGGGGCAACCTGCTCGGGGTGCCGAAGATCGTGTGGATCTTCGCGATCGTCGCCGTCGCCGGCTGGTTCCTGCTCAACCGCACCACGTTCGGCCGCCGCACCGTCGCGGTGGGCGGCAACCCCGAGGCGGCCCGCCTGGCGGGCATCGCGGTCAAGCGGCACACGATGTACCTGTACGGCCTCGCCGGCCTGGCCGCCGGCATCGCCGCGGTCATGATGCTCGCCCGCACCGGCGCGGGCTCGTCCACGAACGGCCTGCTCTACGAGCTGGACGCGATCGCCGCGGTCGTCGTCGGCGGGACCCTGCTGGCCGGCGGCCGGGGGACGATCGTCGGCACCGTGCTCGGCGTCCTGATCTTCCAGACGCTGACGAACATCTTCATCCAGAACAACCTCGACTCCTCGGTCCAGCAGGTGATCAAGGGCGCGATCATCGTCGTCGCCGTCCTCCTGCAGCAGCGCTTCACCTCGCGCACCCCGCGGACCGCACGGACCTAGCCGGGGGCGCCCCCGCGGCGCCCCGCCCCGCGCCACCCACGCACCACCTCGCGCACGACCCCCACCGCGACCGGGTCCGACCCGCTCGCACGCCCCACCCTGCCCGCACGACCCCGGACATCGTCGAAGGAGATCCCATGTCCACCACCCGCACCACGCGCCGCCGCGGCCGCGTCCTCGCGCCGGTCGCCGTGCTGTCCGTCGCGTTCCTCGCCGCCTGCACCTCCAACGCCCCCGCGGAGGAGGAGGACACCGGAGCGGAGGCCGCCCCGGTCGCCGTCTCCGACAACGACGAGGCCGGCGAGACGGTCGTCATCGGCTTCTCGGCCCCCGCCGCCGACCACGGCTGGATGGGCGCCATCACCACGGCCGCCCAGAAGGAGGCGGAGAACTACGAGGACGTCGAGCTCCGGGTCGCCGAGGGCACGAACGACGTCAACGTGCAGATCAGCCAGATCGAGGGGTTCATCAACGACGGCGTCGACGCCATCGTGCTGCTGCCGTTCGACGGCGGCGCTCTCACCGACGTCGCGACGCAGGCGATGGAGGCCGGCATCCCGGTCATCAACGTCGACCGCGAGTTCTCCAGCCCGTTCGCGTCCCGGGCCACCGTGCTCGGCGACAACTACGGCATGGGCGTGTCGGCCGGCACGTACATCTGCGAGCGGCTCG encodes the following:
- a CDS encoding ABC transporter permease, whose protein sequence is MSEHQLSAPPPGTPGAPSGPTSAPGSAGATPAPPAADESARVERVAREHGRSRRGPAGAGSARILGLVIALALICVVGYITAGSRFASIDNVLVILSSAAIVGVLAIGMTFVITAGGIDLSVGSVLGLASVWATTVATQSMADQYGWIVMVGCALAVGLGAGLVNGVLIAYGRVVAFIATLAMLVAARGLAELIAQRRTQLVSVQSFEDTFRGNLLGVPKIVWIFAIVAVAGWFLLNRTTFGRRTVAVGGNPEAARLAGIAVKRHTMYLYGLAGLAAGIAAVMMLARTGAGSSTNGLLYELDAIAAVVVGGTLLAGGRGTIVGTVLGVLIFQTLTNIFIQNNLDSSVQQVIKGAIIVVAVLLQQRFTSRTPRTART
- a CDS encoding sugar ABC transporter ATP-binding protein; translation: MVTVDPPNRPPLLQMRGIVKQFPGARALDGVDLDVLPGEVHCLLGQNGAGKSTLIKVLAGAHQPTEGEVLVDGEVVTIANPVAALKLGVATMYQELDVVGGLTVAENVFLGHELATAGVSRRREARRRTREILARLGHPEISPHREVGSLPAAAQQIVSMARALSHDARVIVMDEPSAVLDSDEVENLFRVVHQLTAAGVAIVYISHRMEEIRAIGDRITVLKDGRTVARDLPARDTPTRELIRLMTGRNVEYAFPPSQDLAPDAPVVLDVQGLALRGAFTGVDLRVRAGEIVGLAGLVGSGRSEILETIYGARRASAGTVEVAGRRLRAGDVTAAVRAGIGLAPEERKAQGLLLDEPVYRNITLSTFGRFSKGGLLDERTERRIAEEQAEALDLRPAGVDRAIRTLSGGNQQKAMLARWLVHGCRVLLLDEPTRGVDVGARAEIYALVRRLADEGAAVVVVSSEIPEVLGLSDRVLVVSEGRVVHEGPATAIDEHAVLDLVMEGSAA
- a CDS encoding ROK family transcriptional regulator; protein product: MQDVVKLPPRNSGAGDLFQLLRDGRPRTRADLAAATGQGRSTITARVEALMSAGLIAPAGEASSTGGRPPATFAFEPSARVVLAVDLGATHVRLAITDLASNVLVEGEAPLAIADGPDVVLPWVAEHGRKLVAEAGRSLDELVSVGVGLPGPVEHATGRPINPPIMPSWDDADVRGILSAELGGAEVLVDNDVNLMALGEHRSAWPDVDDMLFVKVATGIGSGIISDGELRRGAQGAAGDIGHIAVPGAEDVPCRCGNLGCLEAVASGRALAEQLSRDGADARGGADVVALVRSGDLAAGRAVRQAGREIGGVLAACVSLLNPSLVVIGGVVAEAGEHLIAGIREVVYQRSLPLATQHLRIVTSQARSEVGILGASAMAVDHVLSPVAIDALLEARIA
- a CDS encoding substrate-binding domain-containing protein encodes the protein MSTTRTTRRRGRVLAPVAVLSVAFLAACTSNAPAEEEDTGAEAAPVAVSDNDEAGETVVIGFSAPAADHGWMGAITTAAQKEAENYEDVELRVAEGTNDVNVQISQIEGFINDGVDAIVLLPFDGGALTDVATQAMEAGIPVINVDREFSSPFASRATVLGDNYGMGVSAGTYICERLGDNPDAVVAEIAGIDSLPLTQDRSQGFADALDDCGLDVDNRVAADFTVQGGEQAAANLLQAAPQIDAIWNHDDDQGVGVLAAIENAGRDEFFLVGGAGSANMMREIQDDASVVEATVIYPSTQAADGIKLARLVAHEKSLSDLASSGVPRTVQLFAPVVTADNVDQYIDSAFES